The following proteins are encoded in a genomic region of Chitinivibrio alkaliphilus ACht1:
- a CDS encoding thioredoxin yields the protein MKHIVSLLFLLLLSTITLGEPHEPKGALLFFINPTGRPCIIQDKEIQENLTLPEQFDLSYISTDVPADRSSFMQYGVRALPQLILVDSEGDILHRFPPGIQSAAQIETALANSAKGDSQ from the coding sequence ATGAAACATATCGTATCTCTACTTTTTCTTCTTCTATTAAGTACAATCACCTTGGGAGAACCCCATGAGCCAAAAGGTGCCCTTCTGTTTTTTATTAACCCCACGGGCCGTCCCTGTATCATTCAGGATAAGGAGATTCAAGAAAATCTCACCCTCCCGGAGCAATTTGACCTTTCCTATATCAGTACTGACGTTCCCGCAGATAGATCTTCTTTCATGCAGTATGGCGTGCGCGCCTTGCCACAGCTTATATTAGTAGATTCAGAAGGAGATATCCTGCATCGCTTTCCACCGGGGATACAATCTGCGGCACAAATAGAAACAGCCCTTGCCAACAGCGCGAAAGGAGATTCCCAATGA
- a CDS encoding cytochrome c biogenesis CcdA family protein, which produces MTPLDISLVSILLVFFAGVASVASPCVFPLLPIIMTGTEQDSKYRPLLIVLGITLSFVLMGVITSAFSSLILGRMRYIEIGAGILIIIFGALLAANINLFKHITILQKIPTPKGGGISGFFLGVTLGIVWIPCIGPMLSGVLAMVATEGTMAAGILLLFIYSFGLAIPLLLAGYATQVFRKKVGAFQQRGTIIRIISALILIGFGVYIAL; this is translated from the coding sequence ATGACCCCTCTTGATATATCCCTTGTATCCATACTCCTTGTTTTTTTTGCAGGCGTTGCAAGTGTTGCGTCTCCCTGTGTGTTTCCCCTACTTCCCATCATTATGACAGGAACTGAGCAAGACAGTAAATACCGCCCCCTTCTTATTGTCCTTGGTATCACTCTTTCCTTTGTTCTTATGGGGGTGATTACTTCTGCCTTTAGCTCTCTCATACTGGGTCGCATGCGTTACATAGAAATTGGCGCTGGCATATTAATAATTATCTTTGGAGCTCTCCTTGCTGCAAATATCAACCTCTTTAAGCATATAACAATTCTACAAAAAATACCCACTCCAAAAGGAGGGGGCATTTCTGGTTTTTTCCTCGGGGTAACCCTTGGCATTGTATGGATCCCCTGCATTGGTCCAATGCTCTCTGGAGTGCTTGCCATGGTAGCCACGGAAGGAACCATGGCCGCTGGCATTCTGCTTCTATTCATATACTCCTTTGGACTTGCTATCCCCCTGCTTCTCGCGGGATACGCAACACAGGTCTTTCGAAAAAAGGTGGGGGCTTTTCAACAGCGCGGCACCATAATTCGAATTATAAGCGCGCTCATACTCATAGGGTTTGGCGTATATATCGCCCTGTAA
- a CDS encoding erythromycin esterase family protein, whose amino-acid sequence MKSICLVSFLVLVCLSCTLGKSEDFFPVVPLEGEDDFSFVDTFFEDEQLILLGEASHGTAEFYTMRAGISKRLIESGDISFVAVEGDWVPLHRLNRFVRGKTDSSARDIIADFERWPQWMWANEEFLSFVKWLREYNESRPIQEHVGLYGVDVYGQWEAMDALQDFVDIHIPDKSDKVAEYVGCFAPYNRDERAYARAVFQQGASCASAMDSLVACVKKARREAGKSDPAYFSAVQKARAIHGAERFFRLSTKQGPESWNSRAKHFFSTTEQLRDFHGSESRGIVWAHNTHVGDARATIMAQVGQVNIGSVARERLGDSAVRILGFATSEGEVIAGRQWGAPWEEMTMPEPMEGSLENLFSQKEDSLFFLDFTHPISEESPLMSPINHRAVGVVYQPHNEQGNYVPSLVPHRYDGMIYIHRTTALTPLGSP is encoded by the coding sequence ATGAAGAGTATTTGTCTTGTTTCTTTTCTCGTTTTAGTATGTCTTTCCTGTACCTTAGGAAAGTCAGAAGACTTTTTTCCCGTGGTTCCCCTTGAAGGAGAGGATGATTTTTCCTTTGTAGATACTTTTTTTGAAGATGAGCAACTCATTCTTCTCGGAGAAGCAAGCCATGGAACGGCGGAGTTTTATACCATGCGTGCGGGAATTTCAAAACGTTTGATTGAATCTGGAGATATATCCTTTGTAGCTGTAGAGGGTGATTGGGTTCCTCTCCATCGCTTGAATCGATTTGTCCGGGGAAAGACCGATAGTTCAGCCCGGGATATTATAGCTGATTTTGAACGATGGCCCCAATGGATGTGGGCAAATGAAGAATTCCTTTCTTTTGTCAAGTGGCTGCGGGAGTATAATGAATCTCGCCCTATTCAAGAGCACGTTGGGCTCTACGGGGTAGATGTGTACGGGCAGTGGGAGGCCATGGATGCTCTGCAAGATTTTGTTGATATACATATCCCGGATAAATCCGATAAGGTTGCTGAATATGTGGGGTGCTTTGCTCCCTATAACCGCGATGAGCGAGCCTATGCCCGTGCTGTTTTTCAGCAGGGTGCTTCCTGTGCTTCCGCCATGGATAGCCTTGTGGCGTGTGTCAAAAAAGCACGGAGAGAGGCGGGTAAAAGCGATCCCGCCTATTTTTCAGCGGTGCAGAAAGCTCGCGCAATACACGGGGCTGAGCGATTTTTCCGTCTTTCGACAAAACAGGGCCCAGAATCTTGGAACAGTCGGGCAAAACACTTCTTTTCTACCACAGAACAATTACGAGATTTTCACGGAAGTGAGTCTCGTGGTATTGTTTGGGCACATAATACGCATGTTGGAGATGCCCGAGCGACTATTATGGCGCAGGTGGGACAGGTGAATATTGGCAGTGTTGCCCGGGAGCGTTTAGGAGATTCCGCGGTTCGTATTCTCGGTTTTGCCACCAGTGAAGGAGAGGTTATCGCGGGGAGGCAGTGGGGTGCTCCCTGGGAAGAGATGACCATGCCTGAACCCATGGAAGGAAGCCTTGAAAACCTCTTTTCTCAGAAGGAAGACTCCCTCTTCTTTCTTGACTTTACTCACCCTATCTCCGAGGAGAGCCCCCTCATGAGCCCCATCAATCATCGTGCTGTTGGGGTGGTATATCAACCGCATAACGAGCAGGGAAACTATGTTCCCAGTCTTGTTCCACATAGATATGATGGCATGATATACATCCATAGGACTACCGCTTTGACCCCCCTTGGATCGCCCTGA
- a CDS encoding methyl-accepting chemotaxis protein, which yields MRIQSRISTKLLVLFGSILFLSVGAVTAVITRTSWHSMEESLLEREIPLTVATITDDIHQSLFNAVIGLRSMAEDPFFKEWILRGENEERIPDLVDKLSRVSNQFSTSGANFVSAHTENYYNVVGGEYELRRLTEDDQWFTEFAESGDDFNINVYTTHHLYGEIAFINYRVDADGEFLGLFSVSIPLADLVERVTSNTIGSSGETFVINSTGDIVVHSNPELLEEGSLRDSLGWDAELASLLSADQHSFLLSTEEDEYYVQSQAIDGVDWILITTASRTELLAPLQRGLRISLLMGAIAIGVALLLTQFLLRPLIKSISSAVTLADGVSAGDLSVSITATSEDEIGLLVRALSRMVDSLRGKGESLQRIAEGDLTEPITCDSEVDALGNSLQQMQKSLLETLHGINDSSVQVHAGADQLSELSQSLAAGSSEQAESLVRITENITDFRDQSDATAGKVRSASQSALATSDTAEQGEQRVEELVSAMGRIEEASNRIGSVIQMIQDIAFQTNLLALNASVEAARAGKHGKGFAVVAEEVRNLARRSAKAVGQTEELIQTTIDSVHEGRSFTDTTVQQFQKISTAVSDIADTLSEVDTESMKQVESVRHISEEIESIDEVVQSSAAASEEAAATAEELASQTHVLKGMVEHFRLG from the coding sequence GTGCGTATTCAGTCGCGTATATCAACAAAACTTTTGGTTCTTTTTGGTTCTATTCTTTTTCTTTCTGTGGGAGCGGTTACGGCCGTAATAACTCGTACATCATGGCATAGTATGGAGGAGAGTCTCCTTGAGCGGGAGATTCCTCTTACTGTAGCCACGATTACAGACGATATTCATCAATCCCTGTTTAATGCCGTGATTGGCCTCCGATCGATGGCAGAAGACCCCTTTTTCAAAGAGTGGATTCTTCGTGGTGAGAATGAAGAGCGTATTCCCGATCTGGTTGACAAATTATCCCGCGTATCAAATCAATTTTCCACCAGTGGTGCTAATTTTGTTTCAGCACACACGGAAAACTATTACAATGTTGTTGGTGGAGAGTATGAGTTACGACGTCTTACAGAGGATGATCAATGGTTTACTGAGTTTGCAGAAAGCGGTGATGATTTTAATATTAATGTGTATACAACCCACCATCTTTACGGGGAAATTGCCTTTATTAACTATCGAGTTGATGCTGATGGAGAATTTCTCGGCCTTTTTTCTGTAAGTATTCCCTTGGCAGACCTCGTAGAACGGGTGACCTCCAATACAATTGGCTCTTCTGGAGAAACCTTTGTGATAAACAGTACCGGTGATATTGTTGTTCACTCCAACCCGGAACTTCTGGAAGAGGGATCATTACGTGATTCCCTTGGGTGGGATGCTGAACTCGCATCTTTACTGTCTGCAGATCAACACTCTTTTCTTTTGTCAACGGAGGAAGATGAGTATTATGTTCAGAGTCAAGCCATAGACGGGGTTGACTGGATTCTGATTACCACTGCAAGTAGAACAGAGCTTTTGGCTCCCCTACAACGAGGGCTTCGTATTTCTCTGTTGATGGGGGCTATTGCAATTGGTGTCGCCTTGCTTTTGACACAATTTCTTCTTCGTCCTCTCATAAAAAGTATTTCCTCTGCGGTGACCCTTGCCGACGGGGTTTCAGCTGGAGATTTATCTGTATCAATTACAGCCACCAGTGAAGATGAAATAGGGTTGCTGGTACGGGCCCTTTCACGTATGGTTGACTCCTTACGAGGCAAGGGGGAATCATTGCAGCGTATTGCTGAGGGAGATCTTACGGAGCCTATTACCTGTGATTCAGAGGTGGATGCTCTGGGAAATTCCTTGCAGCAAATGCAGAAATCTCTCTTGGAGACACTTCATGGAATCAACGACTCTTCCGTGCAGGTACATGCCGGTGCAGATCAGCTTTCAGAGCTGAGTCAATCCCTAGCAGCAGGGTCGTCTGAACAAGCGGAGTCTCTTGTTCGTATTACAGAAAATATAACCGATTTTCGTGATCAGTCTGATGCCACTGCGGGAAAGGTACGTTCTGCTTCGCAGAGCGCTCTTGCCACATCTGATACCGCAGAGCAGGGAGAACAGCGGGTAGAGGAACTCGTTTCTGCCATGGGGCGAATTGAAGAGGCTTCAAATCGGATTGGGTCAGTTATTCAAATGATACAGGATATTGCGTTTCAGACAAATCTTCTTGCCTTAAATGCCAGTGTAGAGGCTGCTCGTGCAGGAAAACATGGAAAAGGCTTTGCCGTTGTCGCTGAAGAGGTTCGTAATTTGGCCCGGCGTAGTGCAAAAGCAGTAGGGCAGACGGAAGAACTAATTCAGACAACCATCGATTCTGTACATGAGGGGCGGAGCTTTACCGATACAACGGTACAACAGTTTCAAAAGATTTCCACTGCTGTATCAGATATTGCTGACACACTCTCTGAGGTTGATACGGAAAGTATGAAACAGGTGGAATCGGTGCGTCATATTTCGGAAGAAATTGAATCTATCGATGAGGTTGTTCAAAGCAGTGCTGCCGCTTCAGAGGAAGCTGCTGCTACCGCTGAAGAGCTTGCATCGCAAACGCATGTTCTGAAGGGGATGGTGGAACACTTCCGTTTGGGGTGA
- the gshAB gene encoding bifunctional glutamate--cysteine ligase GshA/glutathione synthetase GshB has product MDRFSSIPHTYLTEATIGFEREILRLTDTLEPSKKKHPYVNKISHPYIKTDFSDIQLELISTPKRGVAAAYDELKNIMAVIQDSADVLWNQSMPPAVTEPIPISRFDTSKEGIRLETYREHLAQRYGSARMLISGFHYNFSYAPELLTHLYEAEGTEKSFRVFQDEVYMRVARNFSVLRWMLVYLTGATPVRDVVSQDFCSCKGACSYSSEYAMSLRNGPCGYRNDFPDELSFDTLSGYVAQVESFISTGKIRFPDELYTALRLKNSTARSPRELAEKGIEYLEIRCIDINPFSHNGLDLEQAEWINLFMHYLLVCPDKTPSSADAVNYDRVCLHGLDPSLRLATATGKEVPLREYAMDIFSEMEEVFSRICPSSVYADSIRNMKAVFEHPEKTLAWRCREEILAKGFRDFSSAQSTATQEYYTQHFFTFFGAESLELSTKIVLKEAIVAGIPYRIMDREDNIIALRGKTGWEYVKQATKTSADTYISTLLMENKVVTKKILREASLSVPGGHAFSTSAEAAVAYETVKNTPLVIKPNRTNFGTAVEIFTTGPSRSEYDAAVTRAFREDSTVLAEPFFEGKEYRFFIINGTVAGILHRIPANVTGDGKSTIAELVVEKNRDPLRSKGYVTPLEEITLGEIEQAFLARQGYNKDTILPQGTQFFLRENSNISTGGDSIDYTDEVHDSYKEIALRGSHALGAKICGIDMIIQGISLPANRDNYTIIEANFNPAIHIHCYPFLGKKASLGA; this is encoded by the coding sequence ATGGATAGATTTTCCTCAATTCCGCACACGTATCTTACAGAAGCAACCATTGGCTTTGAGCGTGAAATTCTCCGTCTTACGGATACTCTCGAACCGTCAAAGAAAAAACATCCCTACGTAAATAAAATATCTCATCCATACATTAAAACAGACTTTTCTGATATCCAGCTTGAACTGATTAGTACACCGAAAAGAGGTGTTGCTGCTGCCTATGATGAGCTAAAAAATATTATGGCTGTTATACAGGATTCTGCAGATGTTCTATGGAATCAAAGTATGCCTCCTGCTGTGACAGAACCAATTCCGATTTCCCGTTTTGATACCTCAAAAGAGGGGATTCGTTTGGAGACATATCGTGAGCATTTGGCACAGCGGTATGGGTCTGCACGAATGCTTATCTCAGGGTTTCATTATAATTTTTCCTACGCCCCGGAACTCCTTACTCATCTGTATGAAGCGGAGGGGACGGAAAAAAGCTTTCGTGTGTTTCAAGACGAGGTGTATATGCGGGTGGCACGAAATTTTTCTGTGCTTCGATGGATGCTTGTGTATCTCACGGGTGCAACTCCGGTACGGGATGTGGTTTCTCAGGATTTTTGTTCGTGTAAGGGAGCTTGTTCCTACTCGAGTGAATATGCCATGTCTTTGCGAAACGGACCGTGCGGATATCGAAATGATTTTCCTGATGAGCTCTCCTTCGACACTCTTTCAGGCTATGTTGCACAAGTAGAATCCTTTATTTCTACGGGGAAAATTCGTTTTCCCGATGAGCTCTACACGGCCCTTCGTCTTAAAAACAGTACAGCCCGTTCTCCCCGTGAACTTGCAGAAAAGGGGATTGAATATCTTGAGATTCGCTGTATTGACATAAATCCCTTTTCTCATAACGGACTGGATCTTGAACAGGCAGAGTGGATAAACCTCTTCATGCACTATTTACTCGTTTGTCCTGATAAAACCCCTTCTTCCGCAGATGCCGTAAATTATGATCGGGTGTGTCTCCATGGCCTAGATCCTTCCCTTCGCCTTGCAACAGCAACGGGCAAGGAGGTGCCTCTTCGTGAATACGCCATGGACATTTTTTCTGAAATGGAGGAGGTCTTTTCCCGTATTTGCCCCTCTTCGGTCTACGCAGACTCTATACGCAATATGAAGGCCGTGTTTGAACACCCTGAAAAAACCTTGGCATGGCGGTGTCGCGAGGAGATTTTGGCAAAGGGATTTCGTGATTTTTCCTCTGCACAATCGACGGCAACCCAAGAGTATTATACGCAGCATTTCTTTACTTTTTTTGGTGCAGAATCTTTGGAACTCTCAACAAAAATTGTGTTAAAAGAGGCCATTGTAGCAGGAATTCCCTATCGCATTATGGACAGGGAGGATAATATTATCGCCTTGCGGGGAAAAACCGGGTGGGAATATGTAAAACAGGCTACAAAAACATCTGCCGACACCTATATCTCCACTCTGCTTATGGAGAATAAGGTTGTCACAAAAAAAATTCTGCGAGAGGCCTCTCTCTCTGTTCCTGGGGGGCACGCTTTTTCAACCTCTGCAGAGGCGGCAGTTGCCTATGAAACCGTAAAGAACACCCCCTTGGTAATAAAGCCGAATCGTACAAATTTTGGTACGGCCGTTGAGATTTTTACTACAGGCCCTTCGCGAAGTGAGTATGATGCGGCGGTTACACGAGCGTTTCGAGAGGATAGTACTGTCTTGGCTGAACCATTTTTTGAGGGAAAAGAGTATCGCTTTTTTATCATAAACGGAACCGTTGCAGGAATACTGCATCGTATTCCTGCAAATGTTACGGGAGATGGAAAGAGTACCATTGCAGAGTTAGTGGTAGAGAAAAACCGTGATCCCCTTCGTTCAAAGGGGTACGTTACTCCCTTAGAAGAAATTACTCTCGGTGAGATAGAACAGGCTTTTTTGGCACGGCAGGGTTACAATAAAGATACGATTCTTCCGCAGGGAACACAGTTTTTTTTGCGGGAGAATTCAAATATCTCAACGGGGGGAGATAGTATTGATTATACCGATGAGGTACATGATTCATACAAGGAAATCGCCTTGCGGGGTTCCCACGCATTGGGTGCAAAAATATGCGGTATTGATATGATTATTCAGGGAATATCGCTTCCGGCGAACCGGGATAATTATACCATCATTGAAGCAAATTTCAATCCGGCTATACATATACATTGCTATCCCTTTCTGGGAAAAAAAGCGTCCCTTGGGGCGTGA
- a CDS encoding DUF6175 family protein: protein MKKNAIISIVCVLGLYISLSASNLPLSKQASFVENYSSSEVTVQATGMGRRDRHALVDLRKAAVHFVLYGGTDPLLSSPEAQLKFQEIEESFFEDSNVASYITWEADRVISSADTRLPDGGRGVSITKNVRVHRQQLYEYLVSQDIILSRQDLVEQIGLPMIMVLPEVPQGQTPLEVFDKNPLARQAAGAIESHLTAQRYDVVVPRAQEQLSDLATVQGALQGSDEDISYQLALSLGADVYIVFSGEVENDRATVVLRAYETTTARLLGTETGYSERRPGASQQALTEEAVNSALSNVLSRVQNYWRDDIERGLQYKIIFQFQDGFDEYDKEDVQFAIMDAMEDMFTRFNENIVADNTMDYLVWATKDEYSRASSIYRDFRNTLRDYARVTRITLNRKFIVMGIEPLQF from the coding sequence ATGAAAAAAAATGCGATCATTTCCATTGTATGTGTTCTGGGCTTATATATAAGCCTTTCAGCGTCAAATCTCCCCCTTTCAAAACAGGCAAGTTTTGTGGAGAATTACTCATCCTCAGAGGTCACAGTCCAGGCAACCGGCATGGGTCGGCGAGACCGGCACGCCTTGGTGGATCTGCGCAAAGCGGCGGTACATTTTGTCCTCTACGGAGGAACCGATCCGCTTCTCAGTTCACCGGAAGCACAACTGAAGTTTCAAGAAATTGAGGAATCCTTTTTTGAAGACAGTAATGTAGCCTCTTACATCACGTGGGAAGCAGACCGTGTTATCTCCTCTGCTGATACACGACTTCCCGATGGTGGACGTGGTGTATCTATTACAAAAAATGTACGGGTACATCGACAGCAACTATATGAATACCTGGTAAGCCAAGATATTATTCTATCCAGACAAGATCTGGTAGAACAGATTGGACTTCCCATGATAATGGTTCTTCCTGAGGTTCCACAAGGACAAACCCCCTTAGAAGTATTTGATAAGAACCCCCTTGCCCGTCAAGCTGCCGGTGCTATCGAAAGCCATCTTACTGCCCAGCGATACGATGTTGTTGTCCCCCGAGCACAGGAACAGCTCAGCGATCTTGCCACGGTGCAGGGAGCTCTTCAAGGAAGTGATGAAGATATAAGTTACCAGCTTGCCCTTTCCTTGGGAGCCGATGTATACATTGTCTTTTCCGGAGAAGTAGAAAATGATCGGGCTACCGTTGTACTTCGCGCATATGAAACAACCACAGCACGTCTTTTGGGTACCGAAACAGGATATAGTGAACGACGTCCAGGAGCATCACAACAAGCTCTTACAGAAGAAGCGGTAAACTCTGCTCTCAGTAATGTTCTCAGCCGTGTTCAAAACTACTGGCGCGATGATATTGAACGCGGATTGCAGTATAAAATTATCTTCCAATTTCAAGACGGCTTTGATGAGTACGACAAGGAAGATGTTCAGTTTGCAATCATGGACGCCATGGAAGATATGTTCACTCGCTTCAATGAGAACATTGTGGCAGATAACACCATGGACTACTTGGTTTGGGCAACAAAAGATGAGTACAGCAGAGCTTCATCTATTTATCGGGATTTTCGTAATACTCTTCGTGACTATGCCCGTGTAACCAGAATCACTCTCAATAGGAAATTTATTGTTATGGGCATTGAACCCCTACAGTTCTAA
- a CDS encoding CsgG/HfaB family protein, which produces MKRIYITILVSLSLVYGGIGQSDWMETGQIIRYPASRYFYAVGSGSSPEGARTSAIAEVRKQISSTISTEEISAISDMYGTDGHTHETRYQQRTRITSHGDIQGVNIIATDERDGLYYAFGVLEKENFKETTRAKIQEQQEKLRDVYSRAQSAMDRSNFPTGLRYVGTARDIYSRLEANRVLLTAVTPLTDAERLDIALHDIESLYANALESLRTKKISGDRQEISTGNTLEEPFGIVVSADGQGVANIPFALVDREGKEVMRAYSDDEGEVLFFLSDRAKMRRGVHRYRVQPALRGVSRDMVERLEESFAYRVIEAPAYASITVEPMEGISPEQLSKRVQSLLGEYDIRHEECNCYHFNIELSAKKGEYIQGVSRQRTFQQVEVDATFILRDAEKEREITRFSRSASGMGNDLESGVFAALESMRLGDDMRLLKEDLEPTEDTHSETELPRVIVFPFTNSEYISNWRNISESLYNMIVTQLINSGGVTVLERQEISRLIEEQQFSSESIDMAQYLGADLAIFGAASLTGGTIEIDARIVDVETAVSRGAVSASGRNLAELRTIANSLVEEMEIDGRSLSGSSRKRSCCR; this is translated from the coding sequence ATGAAACGCATTTATATCACCATACTCGTTTCTCTATCTCTTGTTTACGGCGGTATTGGACAGAGCGATTGGATGGAAACTGGACAAATAATTCGCTACCCTGCAAGTCGGTACTTCTATGCTGTTGGATCAGGATCATCACCGGAAGGAGCACGAACCTCCGCTATTGCCGAAGTTCGCAAACAGATTTCTTCCACCATATCCACAGAAGAAATTTCCGCCATATCAGATATGTACGGTACCGATGGGCATACCCATGAAACACGATATCAACAACGCACCCGCATTACCTCTCATGGTGATATTCAGGGTGTAAATATTATTGCTACGGATGAACGTGATGGACTCTACTACGCCTTTGGAGTACTTGAAAAAGAAAATTTCAAAGAAACAACTCGGGCAAAAATTCAAGAACAACAAGAGAAGTTACGCGATGTATACTCCCGCGCACAAAGCGCCATGGATCGTTCTAATTTTCCTACGGGATTACGTTACGTAGGTACTGCCCGAGATATCTACTCTCGCCTCGAGGCAAATCGTGTACTTCTTACGGCAGTTACCCCACTTACCGATGCAGAACGACTTGACATAGCTCTTCACGATATCGAAAGCCTCTATGCAAATGCCCTTGAATCACTACGAACAAAGAAAATAAGCGGTGATCGACAGGAAATAAGTACGGGTAACACCTTGGAAGAACCCTTTGGTATTGTCGTGTCAGCAGATGGGCAGGGCGTTGCGAATATCCCCTTTGCTCTGGTCGATCGAGAGGGAAAAGAAGTGATGCGAGCTTATTCTGATGATGAAGGAGAGGTGCTTTTCTTCCTTTCTGATCGTGCAAAAATGCGCCGGGGTGTACATCGATATCGGGTACAACCGGCACTCCGTGGCGTATCAAGAGACATGGTGGAACGACTTGAAGAATCCTTCGCATATCGTGTTATTGAAGCACCAGCCTATGCGAGTATCACCGTTGAACCCATGGAGGGAATCTCTCCGGAACAGCTCTCAAAACGCGTACAATCACTCTTAGGAGAATATGATATTCGTCATGAAGAGTGTAATTGCTATCATTTTAATATTGAGCTTTCTGCCAAAAAGGGTGAGTATATTCAAGGAGTATCCCGACAACGTACATTCCAGCAGGTAGAGGTTGATGCCACATTCATCCTGCGAGATGCAGAAAAAGAACGGGAAATCACGCGATTTTCTCGTTCTGCCTCAGGCATGGGAAACGACTTGGAAAGCGGTGTCTTTGCAGCTCTTGAATCCATGCGACTCGGTGATGATATGAGACTTTTAAAAGAGGATCTTGAACCTACAGAAGACACCCATAGTGAAACAGAGCTTCCGCGGGTTATTGTATTCCCCTTTACGAACAGTGAATATATATCAAACTGGCGCAATATCTCAGAATCTCTCTACAATATGATTGTTACCCAGCTTATTAATTCTGGCGGGGTAACCGTCTTAGAACGACAAGAAATCAGCCGCCTTATCGAGGAACAGCAATTCAGTTCTGAATCTATTGACATGGCACAGTATTTGGGCGCTGATCTTGCCATATTTGGAGCAGCATCACTCACAGGTGGAACCATTGAAATAGATGCAAGAATTGTTGATGTGGAAACAGCAGTATCCCGCGGTGCTGTCTCTGCAAGCGGCAGAAACCTTGCGGAACTTCGAACCATTGCAAATAGCCTTGTTGAAGAGATGGAAATAGACGGTCGTTCTCTTTCTGGCTCTTCCCGAAAACGTTCCTGCTGTCGCTAA